Proteins from a genomic interval of Gossypium hirsutum isolate 1008001.06 chromosome A09, Gossypium_hirsutum_v2.1, whole genome shotgun sequence:
- the LOC107928563 gene encoding uncharacterized protein — translation MKVQPIDTDSRAGKETAPARAEPVKPVLKSLIKRLFDRQFPSVLRVSAAEKSSIGETHFSNKDGTTEFEPSSICLDKMVRNFIEDSHNDKQPPPQPPPAKYGRNRCNCFNGNSNDSSDDEFDEFSESSNGSPPDTCENLKSLVQCATVVERNLLADTAVIVEKNKNCKRKDDLRKIVTDGLLSLGYNSSICKSKWDKSPSFPAGDYEYIDVVMEGERMLIDVDFRSEFEMARSTGTYKAIVQSLPFIFVGKPDRLDRIVTIVSEAAEQSLKNKGMHLPPWRKTEYMRAKWLSQFTRTSSQTDDVSAQTDVKETIDSVGCGELDLIFGKEKTALSEENSGETKLPENPVPTWQPPAVKPKSVERGTKIVTGLASLFKEKP, via the exons ATGAAGGTTCAGCCGATCGACACTGATTCACGGGCAGGGAAAGAAACTGCTCCGGCTCGAGCAGAACCGGTCAAGCCAGTGCTTAAATCTCTTATTAAAAGGCTCTTCGACCGGCAGTTTCCGAGCGTTCTGAGAGTTTCAGCAGCGGAGAAGTCGAGTATTGGTGAAACTCATTTTAGCAACAAAGATGGGACGACTGAGTTCGAGCCGAGTTCGATATGTTTGGATAAAATGGTTCGAAATTTCATAGAAGATAGCCACAACGACAAGCAACCGCCACCGCAGCCGCCTCCAGCTAAGTACGGCCGTAACCGCTGTAATTGCTTTAATGGTAACAGCAACGATAGCTCCGATGACGAGTTTGATGAGTTCAGTGAGTCTTCCAACGGATCACCGCCTGATACTTGCGAAAATCTCAAG aGTCTGGTACAATGCGCCACCGTGGTCGAGAGAAACCTCTTAGCTGACACGGCGGTGATCGTTGAAAAGAATAAAAACTGTAAACGGAAAGATGATTTGAGGAAGATCGTGACCGACGGTTTACTGTCACTTGGCTATAACTCTTCAATTTGCAAATCAAAATGGGACAAGTCTCCTTCTTTCCCTGCCG GTGATTATGAGTATATAGATGTGGTTATGGAAGGGGAGAGAATGTTGATCGACGTTGATTTCAGATCGGAGTTTGAGATGGCGCGATCAACCGGGACTTACAAAGCGATCGTCCAATCACTGCCGTTCATTTTCGTCGGAAAACCGGACCGTCTCGACCGGATTGTTACGATCGTATCGGAAGCGGCCGAACAGAGCTTGAAAAACAAAGGCATGCACCTACCTCCTTGGAGGAAAACCGAGTACATGCGAGCCAAATGGCTATCTCAATTCACCAGAACCTCTTCCCAAACCGATGACGTTTCAGCCCAAACCGATGTCAAAGAAACAATCGATTCCGTTGGTTGTGGAGAGCTAGACTTAATTTTTGGCAAGGAAAAAACAGCCTTATCGGAGGAAAATTCCGGCGAAACAAAATTACCGGAGAATCCGGTCCCTACGTGGCAGCCGCCGGCGGTCAAACCGAAGAGTGTAGAAAGAGGAACCAAGATCGTCACCGGATTGGCTTCTCTGTTCAAGGAGAAGCCGTAA